The Streptomyces sp. ALI-76-A nucleotide sequence CGGCAGCCACTCCCGCAGCAGCGGATCCAGTGACGCAAGGAGGCCGGGGCTGCCGGTGGTGGTCGTTGCGGTACGGGTGACGGCTTCCGACATGGCGTCGCGTCCTTTCCCCGGGGGCGGTCGGGGTGTTACTAGTGCGTGCCCCGGGCGGGGCGGAGGAAACCGCCTCGCCCGGGGTTGTGCGGGCTCGGCATGCCCTACGCCGCGTCCTTGCGGAGCCGGAACCAGTAGAAGCCGTGCCCGCCCAGGGTCAGCAGATACGGCAGCTCACCGATGGCGGGGAAGCGGACCCCGCCGAACAGCTCGACCGGGTGCCGCCCTTCGAACGCGCTGAGGTCCAGCTCTGTCGGCTGCGCGAACCGGGAGAAGTTGTTCACGCACAGGACGAGATCGTCCTCGTACTCCCGCAGAAACGCAATGACCGCCGGGTTCGACGACGGCAGCTCCGTGTAGGAGCCGAGACCGAAGGCGTGGTTCTGCTTGCGGATCTCGATCATGCGGCGGGTCCAGTGCAGCAGCGAGGAGGGCGACGCCATCGACGCCTCCACGTTGCTGACCTGGTAACCGTAGACCGGGTCCATGATCGTGGGCAGATACAGCCGGCCGGGGTCGCAGGAGGAGAAGCCGGCGTTGCGGTCGGGGGTCCACTGCATGGGGGTGCGGACGGCGTCGCGGTCGCCGAGCCAGATGTTGTCGCCCATGCCGATCTCGTCGCCGTAGTACAGGATCGGCGAGCCGGGCAGGGACAGCAGCAGGGCGGTGAACAGCTCGATCTGGTTGCGGTCGTTGTCCAGCAGGGGTGCGAGCCGCCGGCGGATGCCGATGTTGGCGCGCATGCGGGGGTCCTTGGCGTACTCCGCCCACATGTAGTCGCGTTCCTCGTCGGTGACCATCTCCAGGGTCAGCTCGTCGTGGTTGCGCAGGAAGATGCCCCACTGGCAGCTGGAGGGGATGGCCGGGGTCTTGGCCAGGATCTCCGAGACGGGGTACCTGGATTCCCTGCGGACGGCCATGAAGATGCGGGGCATGACCGGGAAGTGGAACGCCATGTGGCATTCGTCGCCGCCGCTCGCGTAGTCGCCGAAGTAGTCGACGACGTCCTCCGGCCACTGGTTGGCCTCCGCCAGCAGCACCGTGTCCGGGTAGCCGGCGTCGATCTCCTTGCGGACCCGCTTGAGGAACTCGTGGGTGGCCGGGAGGTTCTCGCAGTTGGTGCCCTCCTCCTGGTAGAGGTAGGGCACGGCGTCGAGGCGGAAACCGTCGATGCCGAGGTCCAGCCAGAACTTCAGCGCGGAGATCATCTCCTCCTGCACGGCCGGGTTCTCGTAGTTGAGGTCCGGCTGGTGGGAGAAGAAGCGGTGCCAGTAGTACTGCTTGCGCACCGGGTCGAAGGTCCAGTTGGAGGCCTCGGTGTCGACGAAGATGATCCGCGCGTCCTGGTACTGCTGGTCGTCGTCGGCCCACACGTAGTAGTCGCCGTAGGGGCCGTCGGGGTTGTTGCGGGACTCCTGGAACCACGGGTGCTGGTCGCTGGTGTGGTTCATCACGAAGTCGATGATCACGCGCATGCCGCGCTGGTGGGCGGCGTCCACGAACTCCACGAAGTCGGCGAGG carries:
- the treS gene encoding maltose alpha-D-glucosyltransferase, which produces MIVNEPVQDTFEDTPAKDRDPEWFKRAVFYEVLVRSFQDSNGDGVGDLKGLTAKLDYLQWLGVDCLWLPPFFKSPLRDGGYDVSDYTAVLPEFGDLADFVEFVDAAHQRGMRVIIDFVMNHTSDQHPWFQESRNNPDGPYGDYYVWADDDQQYQDARIIFVDTEASNWTFDPVRKQYYWHRFFSHQPDLNYENPAVQEEMISALKFWLDLGIDGFRLDAVPYLYQEEGTNCENLPATHEFLKRVRKEIDAGYPDTVLLAEANQWPEDVVDYFGDYASGGDECHMAFHFPVMPRIFMAVRRESRYPVSEILAKTPAIPSSCQWGIFLRNHDELTLEMVTDEERDYMWAEYAKDPRMRANIGIRRRLAPLLDNDRNQIELFTALLLSLPGSPILYYGDEIGMGDNIWLGDRDAVRTPMQWTPDRNAGFSSCDPGRLYLPTIMDPVYGYQVSNVEASMASPSSLLHWTRRMIEIRKQNHAFGLGSYTELPSSNPAVIAFLREYEDDLVLCVNNFSRFAQPTELDLSAFEGRHPVELFGGVRFPAIGELPYLLTLGGHGFYWFRLRKDAA